The following coding sequences lie in one Yoonia sp. G8-12 genomic window:
- a CDS encoding DUF1013 domain-containing protein: MSDKPIMAKATAVWLCDNTTLTFKQIAEFCGFHELEVQGIADGDVATGVKGFDPIANNQLTQEELDKAEADPKHKLKLKFYAAASGEEKRRGPRYTPLSKRQDRPASIYWLVKFHPELTDGQISKLVGTTKPTIQAIRERTHWNINNIDPIDPVALGLCKQSELDAAVQKANAKKAKEGAAMTDDERRKLVSTEQSLGMPAEPKMPSAMAGLETFSLSDAREEDDEDKKDNRDVSDADSFFNLPDDDDKDD; encoded by the coding sequence ATGTCCGATAAACCTATTATGGCCAAAGCAACCGCTGTCTGGCTTTGCGACAACACAACGCTGACGTTCAAGCAGATTGCCGAATTCTGCGGTTTCCACGAGCTGGAAGTGCAAGGCATTGCCGATGGTGATGTAGCGACCGGTGTCAAAGGGTTTGACCCGATTGCCAACAACCAGTTGACACAGGAAGAGCTCGACAAAGCCGAAGCGGATCCAAAGCACAAACTGAAGCTCAAGTTTTACGCGGCGGCCTCAGGCGAAGAAAAGCGCCGTGGTCCGCGGTACACGCCGCTGTCCAAGCGCCAGGATCGCCCTGCGTCGATCTATTGGCTGGTGAAATTCCACCCTGAATTGACAGATGGTCAGATTTCAAAACTGGTGGGCACAACCAAGCCAACCATTCAGGCGATCCGTGAGCGTACGCACTGGAATATCAACAATATTGATCCGATTGATCCGGTCGCTTTGGGGCTGTGCAAACAGTCCGAGCTGGATGCCGCTGTGCAAAAAGCCAACGCCAAGAAAGCAAAAGAAGGTGCGGCCATGACAGATGACGAGCGCCGCAAGCTGGTCAGCACTGAGCAATCCTTGGGCATGCCCGCCGAGCCGAAGATGCCAAGTGCGATGGCCGGTCTTGAGACCTTCAGCCTGTCTGATGCGCGCGAAGAAGACGACGAAGATAAAAAAGACAACCGCGATGTTTCAGATGCCGACAGCTTCTTCAACCTGCCGGATGATGACGACAAGGATGATTGA
- a CDS encoding ribonuclease T2: MQRLLALLCLMAAPLSAQDRGGDFDYYVMSLSWSANWCALEGDARGSPQCDASAEFGWILHGLWPQYETGYPANCPTGERAPSHSDTAAMADIMGTPGLAWHQWRKHGVCSGLSSDDYFALSREAFGRINRPEVFHALTRQVTLPASLIEEAFLKENAPLEADQITITCKSGYIQEARICLTRDLEFRDCGPDVIRDCTMTSAQFDPMR; this comes from the coding sequence ATGCAACGTCTGCTTGCCCTGCTTTGCCTGATGGCTGCCCCGCTCTCGGCCCAGGACCGCGGGGGTGACTTTGACTACTACGTCATGTCGCTGTCGTGGTCAGCAAATTGGTGCGCGCTGGAAGGGGATGCGCGGGGTTCGCCGCAATGTGATGCATCGGCGGAATTCGGCTGGATTTTGCATGGGCTGTGGCCACAATACGAAACCGGCTACCCCGCGAATTGTCCGACTGGCGAAAGAGCCCCCAGCCACAGTGATACCGCTGCCATGGCGGATATCATGGGAACGCCCGGGCTTGCATGGCACCAATGGCGTAAGCATGGGGTTTGTTCGGGGCTGTCTTCGGATGATTATTTCGCACTGTCGCGCGAAGCCTTTGGCCGCATCAATCGCCCCGAAGTTTTTCACGCTTTGACGCGCCAAGTCACACTGCCAGCGTCACTGATTGAAGAAGCTTTCCTGAAGGAGAATGCCCCGCTTGAGGCAGACCAGATCACCATCACCTGTAAATCTGGCTACATTCAAGAAGCACGGATTTGCCTGACGCGCGATCTGGAATTTCGCGATTGTGGGCCTGATGTGATCCGCGATTGCACGATGACCAGCGCGCAATTTGATCCGATGCGCTGA
- a CDS encoding alpha/beta hydrolase, with the protein MDLDEAYANAAHIPGGETYPERWAQAAAGFREKTLCELDLPYGESARQKLDLFHPPRLAKGLVVFVHGGYWLMSGKSDWSHLAAGPLAQGWAVAMPSYDLCPAVRITDIGNQIAVAIGYAAARVPGPIRLVGHSAGGQLVARMTARRFGARWQDQVEKVVPISPLGDLAPLMRTSMNADLKLDDAEVLTESPIHLPKPQIPVTVWVGANERPVFLEQSRTLSDTWTCERIVAPERHHFDVFEPLCDAESALTMALLAD; encoded by the coding sequence ATGGATTTGGATGAGGCATATGCGAACGCGGCCCATATTCCGGGCGGCGAAACCTATCCGGAACGCTGGGCGCAAGCTGCGGCCGGATTTCGGGAAAAAACGCTTTGCGAACTTGATCTGCCCTACGGTGAGAGCGCGCGCCAGAAACTGGACCTGTTTCACCCGCCGCGCCTTGCCAAAGGACTGGTCGTGTTTGTCCACGGTGGCTATTGGCTAATGTCGGGTAAGTCCGATTGGTCACATCTCGCAGCAGGGCCGCTGGCGCAAGGATGGGCGGTCGCAATGCCGTCCTATGATCTTTGTCCTGCCGTCCGCATCACGGATATTGGCAATCAGATTGCTGTAGCCATCGGTTATGCCGCTGCCCGTGTGCCCGGTCCCATTCGGTTGGTTGGTCATTCGGCGGGAGGGCAGTTGGTTGCGCGTATGACGGCCCGTCGTTTTGGGGCCCGCTGGCAGGACCAGGTCGAAAAAGTCGTGCCGATTTCGCCCTTGGGTGATCTTGCACCGTTGATGCGGACATCCATGAATGCCGATCTCAAACTGGATGACGCAGAAGTGCTGACCGAAAGTCCGATTCATTTACCGAAGCCGCAAATCCCTGTGACGGTTTGGGTCGGTGCGAATGAAAGACCGGTGTTTCTAGAGCAGTCTCGCACCTTGTCCGACACTTGGACATGTGAGCGGATAGTCGCACCGGAGCGCCACCATTTTGATGTTTTTGAACCGCTCTGCGATGCGGAAAGTGCGCTGACTATGGCGCTGCTGGCGGACTAG
- a CDS encoding NAD-dependent succinate-semialdehyde dehydrogenase, with the protein MLDETTNLKSMLSRPDLLCEETLVAGEWVQAGDGKTFDVINPARGDVIAKVPDLSATDVERAVAAADAARKPWAARAAKERANVLRKWFDLMIKHQEDLAIIMTAEQGKPLAEARGEIAYGASFVEWFAEEAKRIYGETIPGHMADKRITVIKQPIGVAAGITPWNFPNAMIARKVAPALAAGCAFVIKPSELTPLSALAMAKLAQEAGVPDGLFSVITSTDAPAIGKAFCEIPTVRKLTFTGSTQVGRILLAQAADQVMKCSMELGGNAPFIVFDDADLDAAVEGAIACKFRNNGQTCVCANRIYVQAGVYEAFAAKFKTAVEALRVGDGLTEGTTLGPLIEPKAVTKVQDHLADALSKGAEILTGGKPHDLGGQFFEPTIVTNATKDMLVSTDETFGPFAPLFKFEDEDDVIALANDTIFGLASYFYAKDLSRVTKVAEALEYGIVGVNTGIISTEVAPFGGVKQSGLGREGSHHGIEDYLELKYICTSV; encoded by the coding sequence ATGCTTGACGAAACGACGAACCTGAAATCGATGTTGTCACGACCTGATCTGCTTTGCGAAGAGACGCTGGTGGCGGGTGAGTGGGTACAAGCGGGCGATGGTAAAACCTTTGACGTTATAAATCCGGCACGCGGCGATGTGATTGCGAAGGTGCCTGATCTGTCGGCCACAGACGTGGAACGGGCGGTAGCTGCTGCAGATGCTGCGCGCAAGCCTTGGGCAGCGCGGGCCGCAAAAGAGCGGGCCAATGTGCTGCGCAAATGGTTCGATCTGATGATCAAGCACCAAGAGGACCTCGCCATCATTATGACCGCCGAACAGGGCAAACCGCTGGCAGAGGCACGCGGCGAAATCGCCTATGGCGCGTCCTTTGTGGAATGGTTCGCAGAAGAGGCCAAACGCATCTACGGCGAAACGATCCCAGGACATATGGCAGACAAGCGAATTACAGTGATCAAGCAACCCATTGGCGTTGCTGCCGGGATCACCCCTTGGAACTTCCCCAACGCGATGATCGCGCGCAAAGTGGCCCCTGCTTTGGCAGCGGGATGTGCGTTTGTGATCAAACCATCAGAACTCACGCCGCTGTCGGCACTCGCCATGGCGAAGCTGGCACAAGAGGCTGGCGTGCCTGACGGGTTGTTCTCGGTCATCACCTCTACCGACGCCCCTGCAATCGGCAAAGCGTTCTGCGAAATTCCTACGGTACGCAAACTGACCTTCACCGGATCGACACAAGTGGGTCGTATCCTTTTGGCACAAGCCGCCGATCAAGTGATGAAATGTTCGATGGAATTGGGTGGCAACGCCCCGTTCATCGTCTTTGATGACGCCGATCTTGATGCGGCTGTCGAAGGTGCCATCGCCTGCAAGTTCCGCAACAACGGCCAAACCTGCGTCTGCGCGAACCGGATCTACGTGCAGGCCGGCGTCTATGAGGCCTTCGCCGCCAAATTCAAAACCGCGGTCGAAGCGCTGCGTGTCGGCGACGGTTTGACCGAGGGCACGACATTGGGGCCGCTGATTGAACCCAAGGCTGTTACAAAGGTCCAAGACCACCTTGCCGATGCCTTGTCCAAAGGTGCGGAAATCCTGACTGGCGGTAAACCGCATGATCTGGGCGGACAGTTCTTTGAGCCGACGATCGTCACAAACGCGACCAAGGACATGCTGGTCAGCACCGATGAAACCTTCGGTCCCTTTGCGCCGCTCTTCAAATTCGAAGACGAGGATGATGTGATCGCGCTGGCCAACGACACGATCTTTGGCCTGGCGTCCTATTTCTACGCCAAGGACCTTAGCCGCGTGACCAAAGTGGCCGAAGCGCTGGAATACGGGATCGTGGGTGTGAATACAGGCATCATCTCGACCGAGGTGGCCCCTTTTGGTGGCGTGAAACAATCCGGCCTTGGCCGCGAAGGATCGCACCACGGAATCGAAGACTATCTCGAACTGAAGTACATCTGCACAAGTGTATGA
- a CDS encoding HNH endonuclease — protein MCKKTKKLMIIAANAQKWRCYYCDYPIWDKDHEEFAKTYALKDGPLRLLRATAEHLIARCDGGADTQDNIVAACDHCNKTRHKAKVPLSPLEFRAKVRRRLAKGRWHSFRNPQITVARKKSQHTPRIDHSPASNHRDAHDNKR, from the coding sequence ATGTGTAAGAAGACTAAAAAACTCATGATTATCGCGGCTAACGCGCAAAAATGGCGCTGCTACTACTGCGATTATCCCATTTGGGATAAAGACCACGAGGAATTTGCCAAGACTTATGCGCTGAAAGATGGCCCCTTGCGTCTTCTTCGCGCGACTGCCGAACATCTGATAGCGCGTTGCGATGGAGGAGCGGATACTCAAGACAATATTGTCGCGGCGTGTGACCACTGCAACAAGACACGACACAAAGCGAAAGTCCCACTTTCTCCTCTGGAATTCAGAGCGAAAGTGCGGAGAAGGCTTGCGAAAGGCAGATGGCACTCATTTCGCAACCCACAAATTACAGTAGCAAGAAAAAAATCACAACACACACCAAGGATTGACCATTCACCTGCGTCAAACCACCGTGATGCGCATGATAACAAGCGATGA
- a CDS encoding RNA polymerase sigma factor has product MITSDEDLAQAAAAGDGAAFASLLDRHYDRLFAFCFRLTGSRSEAEDLTQDICAGLPAKLASFQRRAKVTTWLYRVAVNAAHDRRRRRVTYAKATHGWGDWEVNRTAAIEDTSDKLDWLTTAMNKLSDDLRDTLALVLDDMTHAQAAEVLQVSEGTVSWRISEAKKALRALKEHEDMV; this is encoded by the coding sequence ATGATAACAAGCGATGAAGACCTTGCCCAAGCAGCCGCCGCCGGAGACGGCGCGGCTTTCGCAAGCTTGCTTGATCGCCATTACGACCGCCTCTTTGCGTTTTGTTTTCGGCTGACGGGATCGCGCAGCGAGGCCGAGGACCTTACCCAAGATATCTGTGCGGGTTTGCCAGCAAAACTCGCCAGTTTTCAGCGCCGTGCGAAGGTGACAACATGGCTCTACCGCGTCGCCGTGAACGCGGCCCACGACCGACGACGCAGACGCGTCACCTATGCGAAAGCCACGCACGGCTGGGGTGATTGGGAAGTGAACCGGACGGCCGCAATCGAAGACACAAGCGACAAATTGGATTGGCTTACCACTGCAATGAATAAACTTTCCGACGACTTGCGCGACACGCTCGCCCTTGTGCTTGACGATATGACACATGCGCAGGCGGCCGAGGTTCTGCAAGTCTCGGAAGGCACCGTCAGTTGGCGGATATCAGAAGCAAAGAAAGCCCTGCGCGCGCTAAAAGAACACGAGGACATGGTATGA
- a CDS encoding vWA domain-containing protein, which translates to MTDDLNDLKAMMDAATPRPDAARRAENIALAQKNFADHQGSREGARPTSATGPNGLWTGVKTMLNTMTSPAGLTTTTALVACGFLFLTPQGQDLQRHPSTPQITVTEFDSTTAQLEAPAMIEAAPVNEADLQRAAPLVAMTQDSDLAERSRIATKELPQIAGSAVGAQAAEAEMMGDIMEPQTTTPQATQTPRVAPSMAQDHAAPGVTANRLIATPPRSADDNAIALSPNTESFANADANPLKITAEEPVSTFSIDVDTASYALVRSSLMRGEFPPRDAVRIEEMVNYFPYAYPAPDAGEAPFRPTVTTFQTPWNADTQLVHIALQGRMPDIAARPPLNLVFLIDTSGSMDDPAKLPLLKQSFRLMLDQLRPQDEVAIVEYAGSTGLVLAPTAAAERTTILQAIQSLGAGGSTNGQGGLEQAYSVAETMADLGEVSRIILATDGDFNVGLSNPDALKGFVSDKQDTGTYLSVLGFGRGNLDDATMQALAQNGNGTAAYIDTLSEAQKVLVDQLSGTLFPIAGNVKVQVEFNPAQIAEYRLIGYETRALRREDFNNDAVDAGELGAGHAVTAIYEVTPVGSPAQLSEPLRYAPNTVAQTSDELGFVKLRYKEPGADVSQLIESPIIANSVPGTEANFAAAIAGFGQLLRDPDYLGDWGYAEAIALAVANRGEDAFGYRTEAVQLMRLAESLSR; encoded by the coding sequence ATGACCGACGACCTGAATGACCTCAAAGCAATGATGGATGCAGCAACGCCGCGCCCTGATGCAGCACGGCGTGCCGAGAATATCGCGCTGGCACAGAAAAACTTTGCTGACCACCAAGGATCGCGTGAAGGCGCGCGTCCCACTTCTGCAACCGGGCCAAATGGCCTTTGGACAGGAGTGAAGACAATGCTGAACACCATGACCTCACCGGCTGGATTGACAACGACCACTGCGCTTGTGGCCTGCGGATTTCTGTTTCTGACGCCGCAGGGCCAAGACCTGCAACGCCACCCATCCACGCCACAGATTACTGTGACTGAGTTTGATAGCACGACAGCCCAGTTAGAGGCACCAGCAATGATTGAGGCGGCACCTGTCAATGAAGCGGACCTGCAGCGTGCTGCTCCCTTGGTCGCCATGACACAAGACAGCGATCTTGCAGAGCGCTCACGCATCGCCACCAAGGAGCTGCCACAGATTGCAGGTAGCGCGGTAGGTGCCCAAGCAGCAGAGGCCGAGATGATGGGCGACATCATGGAGCCTCAGACGACCACGCCTCAGGCAACACAAACTCCGCGGGTGGCCCCGTCCATGGCCCAAGATCACGCCGCACCCGGCGTCACCGCCAATCGCCTTATCGCAACACCACCACGATCGGCAGATGACAACGCAATAGCGCTCAGTCCAAACACCGAAAGCTTCGCCAACGCAGACGCGAACCCGCTCAAGATCACTGCTGAAGAGCCTGTCTCGACCTTCTCGATTGATGTCGACACGGCAAGCTATGCGCTTGTCCGGTCATCCCTGATGCGCGGTGAATTCCCACCCCGAGACGCCGTACGCATCGAGGAAATGGTCAACTACTTCCCCTACGCCTACCCCGCCCCCGACGCAGGCGAGGCCCCGTTCCGCCCGACAGTCACAACCTTCCAGACACCATGGAACGCCGATACGCAATTGGTGCATATCGCCCTGCAAGGCCGGATGCCCGATATCGCCGCGCGTCCGCCGCTGAACCTTGTGTTTCTTATCGATACCTCGGGTTCGATGGACGACCCCGCGAAGCTGCCTTTGCTCAAGCAATCCTTCCGGTTGATGCTTGATCAGCTCCGCCCGCAAGATGAGGTTGCAATTGTTGAATATGCAGGCAGCACAGGCCTTGTGCTGGCCCCCACTGCCGCCGCCGAGCGCACGACAATTTTGCAAGCGATCCAATCTCTGGGCGCGGGTGGGTCGACGAATGGTCAAGGCGGGTTGGAGCAAGCCTATAGCGTGGCCGAAACTATGGCTGATCTGGGTGAGGTGAGCCGGATTATCCTCGCAACCGATGGCGATTTCAACGTAGGCCTCAGCAACCCCGATGCGTTGAAAGGCTTTGTCAGCGACAAGCAGGACACGGGCACCTACCTCAGCGTGCTGGGCTTTGGCCGCGGCAATCTGGATGACGCCACGATGCAGGCACTTGCCCAAAACGGGAACGGGACGGCGGCCTATATTGATACGCTGTCCGAGGCGCAAAAGGTGCTGGTGGACCAGCTTTCAGGCACGCTTTTCCCTATCGCGGGCAACGTGAAAGTGCAGGTCGAATTCAACCCCGCACAAATCGCCGAATACCGGTTGATCGGCTATGAAACGCGCGCGCTGCGGCGTGAAGATTTCAACAACGATGCGGTGGATGCGGGTGAATTGGGGGCGGGCCATGCTGTGACCGCGATTTATGAGGTCACACCCGTCGGCAGCCCTGCGCAGTTGAGCGAGCCGCTGCGCTATGCGCCCAATACTGTGGCGCAAACGTCAGACGAACTTGGCTTTGTGAAACTACGCTACAAAGAACCGGGCGCGGATGTGAGCCAGTTGATCGAATCGCCGATCATAGCGAACAGCGTGCCTGGGACAGAGGCGAATTTCGCTGCTGCGATCGCAGGGTTTGGGCAGCTTTTGCGCGACCCGGACTATCTGGGCGACTGGGGTTACGCGGAGGCGATCGCACTTGCGGTGGCCAATCGCGGGGAAGATGCCTTTGGCTATCGCACGGAGGCTGTGCAATTGATGCGCTTGGCCGAGAGTCTGTCGCGGTAG
- a CDS encoding serine hydrolase domain-containing protein — MQMKRRGFLAGSLAGLATPMLAQANVWAAVADAGRSLDQCHAIMIRQAGRTVMRERFRGPGLDRAVPIKSVSKTVVAALTGAALDRGELSSIDATLGEVAPGLIPRGADPRVAGITVENLVTMQAGLERTSGQNYGGWVSSGNWVANALSRPFVTEPGARMLYSTGSFHILGAVLSEVSGQSLLSLARERLGQPLGIEIPAWTRDPQGRYLGGNEMALTLDAMVRFGEMYRLNGQFGGAQVLSSDWIAQSLQRRTQSLFSGLDYGYGWFLGTGAGVDYALARGYGGQIICVAPEVEMTLAITSDPMRPARSGGYFGDLKRLIEQQILPLARSQVG; from the coding sequence ATGCAAATGAAACGTCGTGGATTTCTGGCCGGTAGCCTGGCGGGTCTGGCAACGCCGATGCTGGCGCAAGCGAATGTTTGGGCGGCTGTGGCGGACGCTGGCCGTAGTCTTGACCAGTGCCACGCCATCATGATCCGCCAAGCCGGCCGGACAGTTATGCGCGAACGGTTTCGCGGTCCGGGTTTGGACCGCGCGGTGCCGATCAAGTCGGTGTCAAAAACAGTTGTTGCAGCCCTGACAGGCGCGGCGCTGGATCGGGGCGAGCTTTCCAGCATCGACGCCACTTTGGGCGAGGTCGCCCCCGGTCTGATCCCGCGCGGCGCTGATCCGCGCGTGGCTGGGATTACCGTTGAAAATCTGGTGACGATGCAGGCGGGATTAGAACGCACGTCCGGTCAGAACTATGGCGGCTGGGTGAGCAGCGGCAACTGGGTGGCCAATGCGCTGAGCCGCCCTTTTGTGACAGAGCCCGGAGCGCGGATGCTCTACTCTACAGGGTCGTTTCACATCCTAGGCGCTGTCTTGTCAGAGGTATCAGGCCAGTCGCTTTTGTCGCTTGCGCGGGAACGGCTGGGGCAGCCTTTGGGAATCGAAATCCCCGCTTGGACCCGCGACCCGCAAGGCCGGTATCTGGGCGGCAATGAAATGGCGCTGACCTTGGATGCAATGGTCCGGTTTGGTGAAATGTACCGCTTGAACGGCCAATTCGGCGGCGCGCAGGTGCTCAGTTCCGATTGGATCGCGCAATCATTGCAACGGCGGACGCAATCGCTCTTTTCGGGGCTCGATTATGGCTATGGCTGGTTCTTGGGAACAGGCGCTGGTGTCGATTATGCGCTGGCAAGGGGCTACGGGGGCCAGATTATTTGCGTGGCCCCCGAGGTCGAGATGACTTTGGCGATCACCTCTGATCCGATGCGGCCTGCGCGCAGTGGTGGTTATTTTGGTGATTTGAAGCGCCTGATCGAGCAGCAAATCCTGCCGCTGGCAAGATCGCAGGTGGGTTGA
- a CDS encoding helix-turn-helix transcriptional regulator: MRRADRLFQILQYLRGGRLTTAAQLAAKLEVTPRTIYRDVAHLIGSGVPIEGEAGVGYLMRDGYDLPPLMFTQEEIVALVSGARILQSWGGTKMAEAAQEALIKIDAVLPEDARRQVGQVNVHVMDGADQRGHWRDYLDRFEAASEAHIRLQMTYSDEAGNQTARTVRPLGVWFWGKVWTAVCWCELREAFRMFRLDRISALQELDRFRPEKHQTLRAFYESEAYRH, encoded by the coding sequence ATGCGCCGCGCCGACCGCCTTTTTCAAATCCTGCAATATTTGCGGGGCGGTCGGCTCACCACCGCGGCGCAATTGGCCGCAAAGCTCGAAGTGACGCCGCGCACAATCTATCGGGACGTCGCACATTTGATCGGCTCAGGCGTGCCGATCGAAGGCGAGGCAGGGGTCGGGTATCTTATGCGGGATGGCTACGATCTGCCGCCCCTGATGTTTACGCAAGAAGAGATCGTGGCCCTGGTTTCGGGCGCGCGCATTCTGCAAAGCTGGGGTGGCACCAAAATGGCGGAAGCCGCACAAGAGGCCTTGATCAAGATCGATGCTGTCCTGCCAGAAGATGCGCGCAGGCAAGTGGGTCAAGTGAACGTGCATGTCATGGATGGCGCCGATCAGCGCGGCCATTGGCGCGATTATCTGGACCGGTTCGAAGCCGCTTCCGAGGCACATATCCGTTTACAGATGACCTACAGCGATGAGGCCGGCAATCAGACCGCCCGGACCGTGCGCCCTTTGGGTGTCTGGTTCTGGGGCAAGGTCTGGACCGCAGTTTGCTGGTGCGAACTGCGCGAAGCGTTTCGCATGTTTCGCTTGGACCGGATCTCTGCCTTGCAGGAATTGGACCGGTTTCGGCCCGAAAAGCACCAGACCTTGCGCGCATTCTACGAGAGTGAGGCTTACCGCCACTGA
- a CDS encoding VOC family protein: MADRTIMAWGEIPVTDLEKSVAFYSAVFGYKMKIDNSGPNPMADLGGLQNVAGAHLYPGKPAADGGNTIHLAIEDTLEAGMERVKKAGGEVVSPPIDIPAGRFFYAKDLDGNSIGLFEATQ; the protein is encoded by the coding sequence ATGGCTGATCGTACAATTATGGCATGGGGCGAAATCCCAGTAACCGATTTGGAAAAATCCGTCGCGTTTTACAGCGCGGTATTCGGCTACAAGATGAAGATCGATAATTCCGGGCCAAACCCGATGGCGGATTTGGGTGGCCTTCAGAACGTTGCCGGTGCGCATCTGTATCCTGGCAAACCTGCGGCGGATGGTGGCAACACGATCCATCTCGCGATTGAGGACACGCTTGAGGCAGGGATGGAACGGGTCAAAAAAGCCGGCGGCGAAGTTGTCAGCCCGCCAATCGATATCCCTGCTGGACGCTTCTTTTATGCCAAAGACCTTGATGGCAATTCCATCGGTCTGTTTGAGGCGACGCAGTAG
- a CDS encoding hydroxypyruvate isomerase family protein: protein MPKFCANLTWLFNELDFLDRFEAAKEAGFDAVEVLFPYDVNAQDIVDALGRYELRMALMNCPPPNYTGGPQGYAAVPGLDERFKKDFGRAIRYAETLGATHLHIMSGVAEGTEAKETFINNLRWAAAEAPAQSLTIEPINNETMPGYFLNDFDLGREIVEAIDAPNLRLQFDTFHAAKITGDVMGTWDAMRDITAHVQVAQMSGRGEPDQGQIDFPAFFALLDAQGYAGWVSGEYKPRATTTEGLGWLAGP, encoded by the coding sequence ATGCCCAAATTCTGTGCCAACCTGACGTGGCTCTTTAACGAGCTGGATTTTCTGGACCGTTTTGAAGCGGCCAAAGAAGCGGGCTTTGATGCAGTTGAGGTGCTGTTTCCCTACGACGTGAATGCGCAGGACATTGTCGATGCGCTGGGCCGGTATGAACTGCGGATGGCGCTGATGAACTGCCCGCCACCCAACTACACAGGTGGTCCACAAGGTTATGCCGCCGTTCCGGGGCTGGATGAGCGTTTCAAGAAGGATTTTGGGCGCGCGATACGATATGCCGAAACTCTTGGGGCAACGCATCTGCATATCATGTCAGGTGTGGCCGAAGGGACGGAGGCCAAAGAGACCTTCATAAATAACCTGCGCTGGGCGGCCGCCGAAGCCCCCGCGCAAAGTCTGACGATCGAACCTATCAACAACGAAACGATGCCCGGCTATTTCCTGAATGATTTTGATCTGGGGCGCGAGATCGTCGAGGCGATTGATGCCCCGAACCTCAGGCTGCAATTCGACACGTTCCATGCGGCCAAGATCACTGGCGATGTGATGGGCACATGGGATGCGATGCGCGACATAACCGCCCATGTGCAGGTGGCGCAAATGTCCGGCCGGGGCGAGCCGGATCAGGGACAGATCGATTTCCCTGCCTTCTTTGCCCTGTTGGATGCGCAGGGCTATGCAGGTTGGGTTTCCGGGGAATACAAGCCGCGTGCAACGACCACGGAAGGCTTGGGATGGCTTGCGGGGCCGTAA
- a CDS encoding DUF1285 domain-containing protein, with translation MTTQKIVTPSAESLASSARAVQKGTLPPVHLWNPPHCGDIDMRIARDGTWFYMGTPIGRHELVKLFSTILRRDGDDYVLVTPVEKVGITVDDAPFVAVDFNRRGDGLEFETNVGDRMVAGPDHPIRVVRDPETGEPSPYVLVRANLEALIDRKSFYRLVEIGEHADHEGEEWFGVRSQGMFFPIIPAAELE, from the coding sequence ATGACCACACAAAAGATTGTGACCCCGTCCGCAGAAAGCCTAGCAAGTAGTGCGCGTGCTGTCCAAAAAGGCACTCTGCCTCCCGTACATTTATGGAATCCGCCCCATTGTGGCGATATCGACATGCGCATCGCGCGTGATGGCACGTGGTTTTACATGGGCACGCCTATCGGTCGGCACGAACTTGTGAAGCTTTTTTCAACGATTCTCCGCCGCGACGGGGATGATTACGTCCTTGTCACACCGGTTGAGAAAGTGGGAATCACAGTTGATGATGCGCCATTTGTCGCAGTCGATTTCAACCGGCGCGGTGACGGGCTTGAATTTGAAACCAATGTCGGCGACCGGATGGTTGCCGGACCTGACCATCCTATCCGCGTCGTGCGTGATCCTGAAACAGGTGAACCCTCGCCCTATGTGCTGGTCCGCGCCAATCTTGAGGCGCTGATTGATCGCAAATCATTCTACCGTTTGGTGGAGATCGGTGAACATGCGGACCATGAAGGAGAAGAATGGTTTGGCGTCCGCTCGCAAGGTATGTTCTTTCCGATCATTCCAGCGGCTGAGCTGGAGTGA